In Puniceicoccus vermicola, one DNA window encodes the following:
- a CDS encoding ABC transporter ATP-binding protein: MSDKDVVVSVRNLSKAYRVWRSPLDRLKSPFLGAVGRRFPRNSYFSRELQRRASRAYDDFYALQQVSFDIERGTSFGILGRNGSGKSTLLQIIAGTLTPSGGEVVTNGRVAALLELGSGFNPEFSGRENVYMNASILGISKKTIDERFDEIASFADIGDFMEQPVKTYSSGMYVRLAFSVIVHVDADVLIIDEALAVGDVFFVQKCMRFLKKFRERGVLLFVSHDLPSINRLCDQALWLDKGVVRQRGIPKDVTESYFSEYYSGGDSEKSDSEALKEAIGSGEEEKPVSQRKAPTESMQILGEEIHDQRLQYLNFSDHRNDIEVFAFRPDGDSFGAKRVEVVDARLTDIEGRRLGWIVGGEKVEARVVVEANETVQDPIIGFGLKDPSGQVLFGDNTFLTTKGQKSVLRKGQRLEAAFRFQMPILRPGEYVMNATVATGSQTDHEMQHWMHDACVLRSYTKSDTTGMIGIPMISIEIGPLR; this comes from the coding sequence ATGTCCGATAAAGATGTAGTCGTTTCCGTTCGAAATCTGAGTAAGGCCTATCGAGTCTGGAGGAGTCCGCTCGATCGGTTGAAGTCGCCTTTTTTAGGGGCGGTCGGACGCCGGTTCCCTCGAAATAGCTATTTCAGCCGAGAACTGCAACGTCGGGCCTCCCGGGCGTATGATGATTTTTATGCGCTTCAACAGGTCTCTTTCGATATTGAGCGGGGAACCAGTTTCGGAATTCTCGGAAGAAACGGTTCCGGGAAAAGCACGCTCCTTCAGATCATCGCAGGGACTTTGACTCCTTCGGGCGGCGAGGTCGTGACCAATGGTCGAGTCGCTGCTCTTCTTGAGCTGGGGTCGGGCTTCAACCCAGAATTCTCAGGGCGGGAGAATGTTTACATGAACGCATCGATTCTGGGGATTTCCAAGAAGACGATCGATGAGCGTTTTGACGAGATTGCATCCTTCGCCGATATCGGTGATTTCATGGAGCAGCCGGTCAAAACCTATTCGAGTGGGATGTATGTCCGCCTGGCGTTTTCGGTGATCGTCCATGTCGATGCCGACGTCCTGATTATTGATGAGGCATTGGCGGTCGGGGATGTCTTTTTCGTGCAAAAGTGCATGCGCTTCCTCAAGAAATTCCGGGAGCGGGGAGTCCTTCTTTTTGTCAGTCACGACCTTCCCTCGATCAATCGTCTGTGCGATCAGGCGCTCTGGCTCGATAAGGGTGTGGTTCGTCAGCGGGGGATTCCCAAAGATGTCACCGAGTCCTATTTCTCGGAATATTATTCGGGTGGTGACAGTGAAAAGTCTGATTCCGAAGCGTTGAAGGAAGCCATTGGCTCCGGAGAGGAAGAGAAGCCGGTCAGCCAGAGGAAGGCTCCTACGGAGTCGATGCAGATCCTTGGGGAGGAAATTCACGACCAGAGGCTTCAGTATTTGAATTTTAGTGATCATCGGAACGATATCGAAGTTTTTGCTTTTCGGCCTGACGGAGATTCGTTTGGCGCAAAGCGGGTTGAGGTCGTCGATGCGAGGCTGACGGATATCGAGGGGCGTCGACTGGGATGGATCGTCGGAGGGGAGAAGGTCGAGGCACGAGTCGTTGTCGAAGCGAATGAGACGGTCCAGGATCCGATCATAGGATTTGGACTGAAGGATCCCAGTGGTCAGGTGCTCTTCGGGGACAATACTTTCCTGACCACGAAAGGGCAGAAATCAGTCCTTCGTAAAGGGCAACGACTGGAGGCTGCCTTTCGTTTTCAGATGCCGATTCTGCGTCCGGGTGAGTATGTCATGAACGCGACGGTCGCTACGGGATCGCAAACCGATCACGAAATGCAGCATTGGATGCACGATGCCTGCGTCCTGCGGTCCTATACAAAAAGCGATACTACGGGGATGATCGGAATTCCCATGATTTCGATTGAGATCGGTCCGCTTCGTTAG
- a CDS encoding glycosyltransferase has translation MSVVFYLDEKSPPGRFTSGLIALRGWCLDEEHRPVEDLHTRVDGVPWRVSRRARKDLVDAFDGETAAEWGGFLFEYWLEAGSHRIEVFAGGKCVWARTVFSYGIVRDPWRRFWQLKGLHSTPGESGKLPAIDVVGVFYDRPDSASEWFSSLAEAAEDLPGLKVFVQEHGAIPVVADLVEEWSSRLRIDWVHNPENPGFGAGCNAAARRGDSPFLFFLNPDATLPEGTLVALLKQALATRAEGFVGWEAAQTPWEHPKIYHPLTGEVEWSSAAAWLVDREAFEKTGGFEESIFLYGEDVELSWRLRADGGRLQYASAIPVVHHSYSAENLHSGKPLQIREGSRSNAFMRGRFAGVRGWFGASEEVRSHRQDFLRGLRTASRKFRQMVPRFHGLQHEVARLGCENVEEEVLPDSLPEVRVRLRKSEIGFPAEVVAAQMNSMRGIRVHWNWLDAEEEPVEGEWVFDMEDSWMLFPDALAQMVAKAKNGSVRGLGMVVEGKIEPGRWNLKHFSDDIPVDDDPNRPFRPGVLRRGPGESHLLAKTFWLEAEPVRG, from the coding sequence ATGAGCGTTGTTTTCTATCTCGATGAGAAATCTCCTCCGGGACGATTCACGAGTGGGTTGATTGCCCTTCGGGGATGGTGCTTGGATGAAGAGCACCGTCCGGTCGAGGATCTGCATACGCGGGTCGACGGCGTTCCATGGCGAGTCTCCCGGCGAGCTAGAAAGGATTTGGTGGACGCTTTTGATGGGGAAACCGCGGCGGAATGGGGAGGGTTTCTCTTTGAGTATTGGTTGGAGGCAGGATCTCATCGAATTGAAGTTTTCGCCGGCGGAAAATGCGTTTGGGCGCGAACGGTGTTTTCCTATGGAATCGTGCGCGACCCTTGGAGACGGTTTTGGCAACTAAAGGGGCTTCACTCGACGCCGGGCGAATCAGGGAAATTGCCAGCGATTGATGTCGTCGGGGTGTTTTATGATCGTCCGGATTCGGCTTCAGAATGGTTTTCGTCATTGGCAGAGGCGGCGGAAGATCTCCCCGGCTTGAAGGTCTTCGTTCAAGAGCATGGGGCTATCCCGGTAGTCGCGGATCTGGTCGAGGAGTGGAGTTCGCGGTTGCGGATTGACTGGGTTCACAACCCGGAAAATCCAGGGTTCGGAGCTGGCTGCAACGCCGCGGCCCGTCGTGGGGATTCTCCCTTTCTCTTTTTCCTGAATCCAGATGCGACTCTCCCCGAAGGGACTCTGGTCGCCCTTTTGAAGCAGGCGCTGGCAACCCGCGCCGAAGGGTTTGTGGGTTGGGAAGCTGCACAAACGCCGTGGGAACATCCGAAGATCTATCATCCGCTCACCGGGGAGGTTGAGTGGTCTTCGGCTGCCGCTTGGCTGGTTGATCGTGAGGCTTTCGAGAAGACAGGTGGATTCGAGGAATCAATTTTTCTCTATGGAGAGGATGTCGAGCTATCCTGGCGTTTACGGGCCGATGGAGGGAGATTGCAGTATGCGTCAGCGATTCCCGTGGTTCACCACAGCTATTCCGCGGAGAACCTTCATTCCGGGAAACCTTTGCAAATTCGCGAGGGAAGCCGGTCGAATGCATTCATGCGAGGTCGCTTCGCGGGAGTGCGGGGATGGTTCGGCGCTTCCGAGGAGGTTCGGAGCCACCGGCAGGACTTTCTCCGAGGATTGCGGACGGCCAGTCGGAAGTTTCGTCAGATGGTTCCTCGTTTTCACGGGTTGCAGCATGAGGTGGCCCGGCTGGGCTGCGAAAACGTGGAGGAGGAGGTTCTTCCAGATAGCCTTCCCGAGGTAAGGGTTCGCTTGCGGAAGTCGGAAATCGGTTTTCCCGCAGAGGTCGTCGCCGCGCAGATGAATTCTATGAGGGGGATCCGAGTTCACTGGAACTGGCTCGATGCAGAGGAGGAACCCGTGGAGGGGGAGTGGGTCTTTGATATGGAGGACTCGTGGATGCTCTTTCCGGATGCCTTGGCTCAGATGGTTGCGAAAGCGAAAAATGGCTCCGTTCGAGGTCTAGGTATGGTCGTTGAGGGAAAAATCGAGCCGGGGCGCTGGAACCTCAAGCACTTCTCCGATGACATCCCAGTCGATGATGATCCAAATCGACCCTTTCGACCTGGAGTTCTGAGAAGAGGGCCCGGGGAGTCCCATTTGCTGGCAAAGACATTTTGGCTGGAAGCGGAGCCCGTTCGTGGATGA
- a CDS encoding glycosyltransferase family 2 protein, whose product MANFQKVFNVIRPRMPFFQLVLKHVAFEGEGRDERNRPPVAVTLHLGNRTLECLKVERGNFRSDVRYRKLFRTGKGLKWVKAVARWADGTETTVSRFLVLNIAKRPPDPFARNYHHFLERNGPKERDFETLRNTVEKLPLRPKFSVIMPTYNTEPKWLRAAVDSVVGQIYPEWELCIADDASTRKSTLRTLKKLEAKDSRIRVCYRKENGHISHASNSALDLATGEWISLLDHDDLLLPQSLARVVLEINRHPDARFIYSDEDKIDSKGVPLAPYFKPDWNPLFLLSQNFVCHFTSIRREDIEAVGRFRAGFEGSQDWDLFLRLGKHLPEGSIRHVPEVLYHWRIIPGSSAGSVGEKSYSVQASRRAIEDAVEWKKNANWELVVGMYWMCSPPPCESYDLVRLSKGASGFWNLASSVSSGNSPVIVFLAEGVLMENEVCSRLAGWVNLPGFGMVAGALGDPAGGIIEAGMLIHPYGDLSPIFKEMGAQFEGMGRREILPQNLTVPGRWFLAIRRDLWNQFSPAGGGYESWTHRIAAISLLLREEGFANAMIPTLRLVSGEKISESDSDPDCLKFRQRWPQFCAHDPSTNPNLTTEYGCFTLAQDVDVPTEWSFDR is encoded by the coding sequence ATGGCTAACTTTCAAAAGGTTTTTAACGTAATCCGTCCGCGGATGCCGTTTTTCCAGCTCGTTCTGAAGCATGTTGCTTTCGAGGGGGAGGGGAGAGACGAGCGGAATCGGCCGCCTGTGGCGGTGACCCTGCATCTGGGAAATCGGACCCTCGAGTGTCTCAAGGTAGAGCGGGGAAACTTTCGCAGTGATGTTCGCTATCGTAAGCTTTTCCGCACGGGGAAGGGGTTGAAATGGGTGAAGGCGGTCGCCCGTTGGGCGGATGGCACGGAAACCACCGTCTCTCGCTTCTTGGTTCTCAATATCGCGAAGCGTCCACCCGATCCTTTCGCGCGGAACTACCACCACTTTCTGGAGAGAAACGGCCCGAAAGAGCGCGATTTTGAAACCCTACGGAATACGGTTGAAAAGCTTCCACTGCGGCCGAAGTTCTCGGTCATCATGCCGACCTACAATACCGAGCCCAAGTGGCTCAGGGCAGCGGTTGATTCGGTGGTGGGACAGATCTATCCGGAGTGGGAATTGTGCATCGCCGATGATGCCTCGACCCGGAAATCAACCCTGAGAACGCTGAAGAAACTGGAGGCGAAGGACTCCCGCATTCGGGTGTGTTATCGGAAGGAGAACGGCCATATTTCGCATGCCAGCAACAGTGCGCTGGATCTCGCCACCGGAGAGTGGATCTCTCTTCTCGACCACGATGACCTCCTCCTCCCTCAAAGTTTGGCGCGGGTCGTTCTGGAGATCAATCGACACCCTGACGCGCGGTTCATTTACTCCGACGAAGATAAAATTGATTCCAAAGGGGTTCCTCTCGCTCCTTATTTTAAGCCGGATTGGAATCCGCTCTTTCTGCTTTCTCAGAACTTTGTCTGCCACTTCACCTCGATTCGTCGCGAGGATATCGAAGCGGTCGGTCGTTTTCGCGCCGGATTTGAAGGAAGTCAGGATTGGGATCTGTTTTTGAGACTCGGCAAACACCTGCCGGAGGGCTCCATTCGTCATGTGCCGGAGGTGCTTTACCACTGGCGAATTATTCCTGGATCGTCTGCTGGCAGCGTCGGAGAAAAGAGCTATTCGGTTCAGGCTTCCCGCCGAGCCATCGAAGACGCCGTAGAATGGAAAAAGAACGCTAACTGGGAATTGGTTGTCGGGATGTATTGGATGTGCTCTCCGCCTCCCTGCGAAAGCTATGATTTGGTTCGATTGTCGAAAGGAGCTTCCGGATTCTGGAATTTAGCATCCAGCGTCTCCTCCGGGAACTCGCCGGTGATTGTCTTCTTGGCGGAGGGAGTTCTGATGGAGAATGAGGTCTGCAGCCGTTTGGCCGGATGGGTCAATTTACCCGGATTCGGGATGGTTGCCGGGGCTCTTGGCGATCCGGCGGGCGGAATCATTGAGGCGGGGATGCTGATTCATCCCTACGGCGACCTCTCTCCCATCTTTAAGGAGATGGGGGCACAGTTTGAAGGGATGGGCAGGCGGGAAATCCTTCCGCAGAATCTTACCGTTCCCGGTCGATGGTTTTTGGCGATCCGGCGGGATTTGTGGAATCAGTTTTCTCCGGCAGGAGGTGGGTATGAGAGCTGGACCCATCGCATCGCGGCGATTTCTTTGCTGCTGCGTGAAGAGGGGTTCGCGAATGCGATGATCCCGACGCTTCGCCTCGTGAGTGGAGAAAAGATTTCTGAGTCCGATTCGGATCCGGATTGTTTAAAGTTCCGGCAGCGTTGGCCACAGTTTTGTGCTCATGATCCTTCGACGAATCCGAATCTGACCACAGAATACGGGTGTTTCACGTTGGCACAGGATGTCGACGTGCCCACTGAATGGAGTTTTGACCGGTGA
- a CDS encoding glycosyltransferase — MSEISIIIPCFNHGQYLEEAVESVRQQLVPVEEIVIVDDGSDDPETLRVLEKVAKIDRVTVLSQENAGPAAARNLAIREVRTPFVASLDADDRLLPDFVEKLLPKIKADEKVGVAYGQARSFGVGGTARSPQPYRFPEVLLDPCIYSTAIFRKSDWEAVGGFCEDMRSGWEDFEFWISIIETGREVSYLDAPVFEYRRHQSSRDVNFSASRMKVLEAFETIFQKHPKIYSDHIRLLFEAHMERLDWRSRFQGKVQPELRFSQNGSARVLSPEDVRVSGRRGIAQFRLDEVLMDDREFRFHPFGGPGEFQLISLKVLDAQGAIHQEIAPEECPMVDYSFGRKLSEGDNFWPAVFFLVSGPQAGFRLDERISLFDGCQLEIKFRLQQGDVGATLFLEHLSAYERDFNDSAAKIRSLGLELAHVKQELEKEMKMRRKVQGSRGYRWTRPFARLFSPNRSSGGKR, encoded by the coding sequence GTGAGCGAGATCTCGATCATCATCCCCTGCTTCAATCACGGCCAGTATCTTGAAGAAGCGGTCGAATCAGTTCGGCAGCAGTTGGTTCCGGTCGAGGAAATCGTGATCGTTGACGATGGATCCGATGATCCGGAGACCCTCCGGGTCCTGGAGAAAGTAGCGAAGATCGACCGAGTCACGGTGTTGTCCCAGGAAAATGCGGGGCCGGCAGCAGCGAGAAATCTTGCCATTCGCGAAGTGCGGACCCCGTTTGTCGCCTCCTTGGATGCAGATGATCGGCTGCTTCCCGATTTCGTGGAAAAATTGCTTCCGAAGATCAAGGCCGACGAGAAGGTGGGTGTCGCCTATGGGCAGGCGCGGTCCTTCGGGGTTGGTGGGACGGCTCGGTCACCTCAACCCTACCGTTTCCCAGAAGTGCTTCTCGATCCTTGTATCTATTCGACGGCTATTTTTCGGAAAAGTGACTGGGAGGCTGTTGGAGGTTTTTGCGAGGATATGAGGTCCGGATGGGAAGATTTCGAATTTTGGATCTCGATTATTGAGACCGGAAGAGAGGTGAGTTACTTGGATGCTCCCGTATTCGAGTATCGAAGACATCAATCGTCGCGTGATGTCAATTTCTCTGCCTCGCGGATGAAAGTGTTGGAGGCGTTTGAAACCATTTTCCAAAAGCATCCGAAAATCTATTCCGATCATATTCGATTGCTCTTCGAAGCACACATGGAACGACTGGATTGGAGGAGTCGGTTTCAGGGGAAAGTCCAACCTGAGTTGAGGTTTTCACAAAATGGATCTGCGAGGGTTTTGAGCCCTGAGGACGTTCGCGTTTCCGGAAGGCGAGGAATTGCCCAATTTCGTTTGGACGAAGTCCTCATGGATGACCGCGAGTTTCGTTTTCATCCTTTCGGGGGTCCGGGCGAGTTTCAGCTGATTTCGCTAAAAGTTCTGGATGCGCAAGGAGCCATCCACCAAGAAATCGCTCCAGAAGAATGTCCGATGGTGGATTATTCCTTCGGACGAAAACTCTCGGAAGGAGACAATTTCTGGCCGGCCGTCTTTTTTCTCGTGAGCGGTCCACAAGCAGGTTTTCGCTTGGACGAACGAATTTCGTTATTCGATGGGTGTCAGCTCGAGATCAAGTTTCGCCTACAGCAGGGGGATGTCGGGGCGACTCTCTTTCTTGAGCACTTGAGTGCGTATGAGCGGGATTTCAATGACTCCGCGGCAAAGATCCGGAGTCTCGGATTGGAACTGGCCCATGTGAAGCAAGAGCTGGAGAAGGAGATGAAAATGCGACGCAAAGTGCAGGGTTCCCGTGGATATCGTTGGACGCGTCCCTTTGCCCGGCTTTTTTCGCCCAATCGTTCATCGGGAGGAAAACGATGA
- a CDS encoding glycosyltransferase family 2 protein — MKGHIDKVDESPSSFASGMRLPLEGIPGLNGERWNLLPGESMGSEQLESSLAWQETIYSEWFGESRLEIRWCPNLSNPSRAAKVLGSIAVQSLTRFRLVIVVAEEAADREVREFGEFVGESGSLSLKDLLLRLGLSERVELFSGKEAPRSTAGWILALNAEDCLHPMALFCLLKSVRENSGDVVGFFETLTDESTGGPHAVHMNRGASLYSVLGEAGLSRSLCFSNEAWELLELDRSGFGRVSSDQPTTAWSSVVLAMAKGLSISRVPLALTAVEMKRGQAVEHGCGGDTIQPSIEVLAQSKGLPLQEWSYDGLRGSGRPVPLPSSSKIAVIIPFRDQEELTSATFRSLASQSISERVRLVAVDNGSAPEVAERLRTLALELFGEERLTWLTIDAPFNFATLNNRGVAACDEPHLLFLNNDVEFLEQETLAHLQGFLEWPEVGMVGGALYYPDGQLQAAGIRFGPAGPEVVRDPDGGALIFREVEALTFACALARRSAFEDAGRLDEILCPNGFGDALLGHRMGEAGWRILCDPSVSIRHHESKSRGIRPEELERVELSKEGIPIYLYGTEFSRAGQEMVHRFGRSTPTFGKRIYRAFKAFRKELWG, encoded by the coding sequence ATGAAAGGGCACATCGACAAAGTTGATGAGTCTCCGAGCTCATTCGCTTCCGGTATGCGCCTTCCGTTGGAGGGCATTCCCGGGTTGAATGGAGAGCGTTGGAATCTTTTGCCGGGAGAGTCGATGGGATCCGAACAGCTCGAGAGTAGTCTCGCTTGGCAGGAAACCATTTATTCCGAGTGGTTTGGGGAATCTCGGCTGGAGATCCGCTGGTGCCCGAATCTTTCCAATCCCTCGCGCGCCGCAAAGGTTCTGGGATCGATTGCCGTGCAGAGCCTGACTCGTTTCCGATTGGTGATCGTCGTGGCCGAGGAAGCTGCGGATCGGGAGGTTCGGGAATTTGGCGAGTTCGTCGGCGAGAGCGGCTCTCTTTCGCTGAAAGATTTGTTACTTCGATTGGGGCTTTCGGAGCGGGTCGAACTCTTTTCGGGAAAGGAAGCCCCGAGATCGACCGCAGGTTGGATCCTGGCGTTGAATGCCGAGGATTGCCTGCACCCGATGGCTCTCTTTTGCCTTCTGAAATCGGTGCGCGAGAATTCGGGTGATGTCGTTGGGTTCTTTGAGACTCTGACGGATGAGTCAACGGGAGGGCCCCATGCGGTTCACATGAATCGGGGAGCCTCGTTGTATTCGGTCCTCGGCGAAGCGGGTTTGAGTCGGTCTCTTTGTTTCTCGAACGAAGCCTGGGAGCTCTTGGAGTTGGATCGTTCTGGCTTTGGCAGAGTGTCTTCGGACCAACCTACGACGGCGTGGAGTTCTGTGGTTCTTGCAATGGCAAAAGGGCTCTCGATTTCGCGAGTTCCGCTGGCTCTAACTGCGGTTGAAATGAAACGAGGGCAGGCGGTCGAGCATGGATGCGGAGGTGATACGATTCAGCCGAGCATCGAGGTTTTGGCGCAGTCTAAGGGACTTCCCCTTCAGGAGTGGAGCTATGACGGGCTCCGTGGGTCGGGTCGTCCGGTCCCGTTGCCTTCCTCTTCGAAGATCGCCGTTATTATTCCCTTTCGCGATCAAGAGGAGCTGACTTCGGCAACGTTTCGTAGTTTGGCGAGCCAATCGATTTCCGAGAGGGTGCGTTTGGTCGCGGTTGATAATGGTTCAGCTCCAGAGGTTGCCGAGCGGCTGCGAACTCTGGCCTTGGAGCTTTTCGGGGAAGAGCGTCTGACCTGGTTGACGATCGATGCCCCCTTTAATTTTGCGACTCTAAACAACCGAGGAGTCGCGGCTTGCGATGAGCCGCATTTGCTTTTCCTCAACAACGATGTGGAATTCCTGGAGCAAGAGACGCTGGCTCACCTTCAGGGCTTTCTCGAATGGCCCGAGGTCGGAATGGTCGGGGGCGCCTTATACTATCCAGATGGTCAGTTGCAGGCAGCGGGCATCCGTTTTGGCCCGGCAGGACCGGAAGTCGTTCGCGATCCCGATGGGGGAGCCCTGATTTTTCGTGAGGTCGAAGCCTTGACCTTCGCTTGCGCGCTGGCACGAAGATCAGCCTTTGAAGATGCCGGGAGACTGGACGAGATTCTGTGTCCCAATGGCTTTGGGGATGCGCTGTTGGGGCATCGTATGGGAGAAGCCGGATGGAGGATCCTTTGTGATCCTTCAGTTTCGATTCGGCACCATGAGTCGAAGAGCCGGGGCATTCGCCCGGAAGAATTGGAGAGGGTGGAGCTTTCTAAGGAAGGAATTCCGATCTACCTCTATGGAACAGAATTTTCACGCGCAGGACAGGAGATGGTTCATCGATTTGGTCGATCAACCCCCACTTTTGGCAAGCGGATTTATCGTGCCTTTAAGGCTTTTAGGAAGGAACTGTGGGGATGA